A DNA window from Armatimonadota bacterium contains the following coding sequences:
- a CDS encoding FtsQ-type POTRA domain-containing protein, producing MSSWLTAARFALVMCALLAALSLPGSALFTLETVIVEGAHSLSPGEVVEASGLEPGTVSLFRVPAGEVEERLARHPRIAAARVRPRPPDAIVIEVAERVPAAAVPLQAGYAVIDGGAVVIEVTPARPALPLVSGRGERLAWAAPGHVVPSAAAREAVRVLPLLPAPLRGRVAHLQVTATREVVLYTLDGVEIRAGPVAGVEERLAVAPEVLQRVRAEGLVLAYVDLRVPDTVILGPRRSGPAQ from the coding sequence GTGAGCTCCTGGCTGACCGCGGCCCGCTTCGCCCTCGTCATGTGCGCACTCCTGGCCGCGCTGAGCCTGCCGGGGTCGGCCCTCTTCACCCTGGAAACAGTGATCGTGGAGGGCGCGCACAGCCTCTCTCCCGGGGAGGTGGTGGAGGCCTCCGGGCTCGAGCCGGGGACGGTCTCTCTCTTCCGCGTCCCGGCCGGCGAGGTGGAGGAGCGGCTGGCCCGCCACCCGCGCATCGCCGCCGCCCGGGTGCGGCCGCGCCCCCCGGACGCGATCGTCATCGAGGTGGCCGAGCGGGTGCCCGCCGCCGCCGTGCCGCTCCAGGCCGGGTACGCGGTAATCGATGGCGGCGCGGTGGTGATCGAGGTCACGCCCGCCCGCCCGGCGCTGCCGCTGGTCTCCGGGCGGGGCGAGCGTCTGGCCTGGGCGGCGCCCGGGCACGTCGTGCCCTCGGCGGCCGCCCGCGAGGCGGTCAGGGTCCTCCCGCTCCTCCCGGCGCCCCTGCGGGGGCGCGTCGCCCACCTGCAGGTGACGGCCACGCGGGAGGTGGTGCTCTACACGCTCGACGGGGTGGAGATCCGGGCGGGGCCGGTGGCGGGCGTGGAAGAACGCCTGGCAGTGGCCCCCGAGGTGCTGCAGCGTGTGCGCGCGGAAGGGCTGGTGCTGGCCTACGTCGACCTGCGCGTCCCGGACACGGTCATCCTGGGCCCCCGCCGGTCCGGACCGGCGCAGTAA